The stretch of DNA TCAAGAGACATTTTTGCAATCAGATGGTAATCCATTTAGTGAAATATCGTGTCGAAAGGCGGTATCTCTAGCTAGAACAAAATAATTATATTTTTTGCATACTTTTTGAACGTCCAATATACGAAAAGATAATCTATGTTACTCCCATAAATCATTTTTAGGGAGAAAACTATGACCGAAACAATTTCAATTCAAGAAAGGCCGCTTACCATTGATCAAGCGTCCGAATTTCTCAACTTCAAAAAGAGCTATCTTTACAAATTGGTATGCTCTGGAAAAGTTCCCTGTTACCGTCCAGGTGGCAAGCGTGTATTTTTCAAATTATCCGATTTGAAAGAATACGTTTACCGACATCGGCAATCCGCTGATTATGAGATAAAGGAAGAGGCTGAAAGGATCATAAATGGATAACCACCGAAACCCGGCAGAGGGAAACGGTGGCTATAACAGGAAACAATCTAATTCCATTTTAACACCGTTCAAAAAAATAAACAACTATGGGGGCAATGAATGATCCCCCGAAATACCGAAACGCAAGATTCTCTGATAGGCGCTTTTCTGGAAGGACTCCCGGTCCCGGATTTTATGACTCCGGAGATGTTCACCGGATTTTACCAAAAGGCTTTTATCGAAATTTCACGATTAAAAAAGAAAGGGTTTGTAATAATCAATAACGAACTTCTTATAAAAAATTGTGGGTTTGGGGTCCAGGACTCCGACCGTCTGAAAAAAATGGTGGGCGGTTACTCTTTCGTAAAGGATAACCAGGAATTTTATTTTAATAATCTTTTGGAAGATTACAATAAATTCAAAACATGGGAAACTCTTGCTTTATTCAAGGAACGTATTGAGAGCGGTTCCGTATCACGTCAAGAAATCGAGGACGGCTTAAACGCTATCATTGAAACGGTACGCAGTAAACCTTTAGGCAGTACGGGTGGCGGAAATATCAAAGATTTATTGCAAAAAGAATTCCCTCCGATAAATTGGGCTGTTCCTGGGCTTATTCGACAGGGATTAACAATCCTGGTGGGGGCGCAAAAGCTGGGTAAGTCATGGCTTGTACTTTGCATGGGTTTGGCGGTTTCGTCTGGCGGTTTTGTTCTAGGGAAGATCAAAGTCAAAAAAATGAGAGTTCTTTATCTAACCTTGGAAGACACCCCACAAGATTTACAGGAACGGCTATTGTCATTGGGAGCAGATGGAAGCGAAGATTTTCTATATGAAACTAAAATGACCGGGACAACGGAGTTAAGAGCATATATTAAACGGAACCCCGGAATAAAAATGGTAATCGTTGATACATTCGGGAAGTTCCTAAGCATTCAAGACGGCAATGATTACAATGAAGTGGTGAGAACGGCAAGTTCTCTAAAAGCCATAGCAGATGAATTTTCTATCTGTATAATTGCAATTCATCATACTAAAAAGGGTGGCGGTGATAGTTCGGATTGGACAGAAATGGTTCTTGGCAGTCAAGGATTATCCGCAACAGCAGATCAGACCCTACTACTAAAACGAAAAAGGGGAGAATCAAAAGCTGAATTGCTTTTAACCGGGCGGCGGGTTCGGGATGATCTTGTTTATGAGTTAGAATTTAACTCCGCTGTTGGTTCCTGGACAATTTCAGATGAAAAGGAATTCAAGGTCGAAACCCGGCTAAACGAAACGCAATCGGCAATTATTGATTTGTTACAAGCAGAGTCCCGAACATTCACGGTTTCGGAAATTGCCAAAGCATTGAACAAGGCGAGGTCAACCATTTCCGAGCAAACAAAAAAGCTGGCAGATTCCGGGCTAATTGAAAATCTTTACCAGGGACAATATCGGATTAAACCCTCTGAAACCATCTCTGAGCGTTCGTTCGGTTCGGCTCCACTAGGAAAACCGAACGAACCGAACACCGAACCCGTAGAAAATAAGGCAGAAACAGATGATATGATCCTAAAAACAATAATGGATTTTGATCCGCAAATTGTTTCCGTCAAGGATTTATCAGAGTTATTGGACATTCCCCTTGAAACCGTAGAAGTCCGATGTAAAGAATTGGTTGACAACGGATCAATAACTCAACGTGAAAGCGGCTATTCCGCATTGGGGTTATTCTAATGTCAAATACACCGGAAAGTAAGGTTTTAAGGGCTTGTTTGAAGTTTTTAGAGGATATGGGTTTTTATGCATGGCGCAATGGCGTGGGAGCGATCCAGATTCGGCCCGGACAGTTTTACAGATTCGGTAAACCGGGGAGTTCAGACATTCTTGGAGTGCTGCCCGGTGGAAAAGTCCTGGCGGTTGAATGTAAAGCAGACAAGGGGCGGCTATCAGATATTCAAAAAGAATTCTTAAA from Treponema primitia ZAS-1 encodes:
- a CDS encoding AAA family ATPase, which translates into the protein MIPRNTETQDSLIGAFLEGLPVPDFMTPEMFTGFYQKAFIEISRLKKKGFVIINNELLIKNCGFGVQDSDRLKKMVGGYSFVKDNQEFYFNNLLEDYNKFKTWETLALFKERIESGSVSRQEIEDGLNAIIETVRSKPLGSTGGGNIKDLLQKEFPPINWAVPGLIRQGLTILVGAQKLGKSWLVLCMGLAVSSGGFVLGKIKVKKMRVLYLTLEDTPQDLQERLLSLGADGSEDFLYETKMTGTTELRAYIKRNPGIKMVIVDTFGKFLSIQDGNDYNEVVRTASSLKAIADEFSICIIAIHHTKKGGGDSSDWTEMVLGSQGLSATADQTLLLKRKRGESKAELLLTGRRVRDDLVYELEFNSAVGSWTISDEKEFKVETRLNETQSAIIDLLQAESRTFTVSEIAKALNKARSTISEQTKKLADSGLIENLYQGQYRIKPSETISERSFGSAPLGKPNEPNTEPVENKAETDDMILKTIMDFDPQIVSVKDLSELLDIPLETVEVRCKELVDNGSITQRESGYSALGLF
- a CDS encoding helix-turn-helix transcriptional regulator, with translation MTETISIQERPLTIDQASEFLNFKKSYLYKLVCSGKVPCYRPGGKRVFFKLSDLKEYVYRHRQSADYEIKEEAERIING
- a CDS encoding VRR-NUC domain-containing protein, yielding MSNTPESKVLRACLKFLEDMGFYAWRNGVGAIQIRPGQFYRFGKPGSSDILGVLPGGKVLAVECKADKGRLSDIQKEFLKAVESLGGVVVVARSTKDIEKILCERGYLKTGILNFGE